In Xiphophorus maculatus strain JP 163 A chromosome 15, X_maculatus-5.0-male, whole genome shotgun sequence, the following are encoded in one genomic region:
- the clec11a gene encoding LOW QUALITY PROTEIN: C-type lectin domain family 11 member A (The sequence of the model RefSeq protein was modified relative to this genomic sequence to represent the inferred CDS: deleted 2 bases in 1 codon), producing the protein MRERGGRVCRAAQRGLAAEGREVTERSKMGPAATSYTFLCLCFLALPTEMIDAAPTEESVVEVKRTRGDVPDIFPEPEPEPTSQASDFENSYNYVLSRLAGIDQAIHKLNVGHYTLDVKVSQLIDRLSKLDAKVGDLEDNIQEVYRHSKDNRKEIGRLEGCHKGQRLGYKCYLVYNNLADYAGASRKCLERGGRLAMPRDRKEQEALAAYIKGFFSPGNWPVWLGVNDLRSEGLYLFDDGTRVSYFQWRKHFLSSQPDGGKRENCVAMSSDDGDWWDHYCDRIMNYVCEFDDRVAL; encoded by the exons ATGAGGGAAAGAGGAGGGAGAGTTTGCAGAGCGGCTCAGAGAGGTTTAGCTGCTGAAGGAAGAGAA GTTACTGAAAGGAGTAAAATGGGACCAGCTGCCACATCGTACACATTcctgtgtttatgttttctggCTCTTCCAACAGAGATGATCGACGCTGCACCAACAGAG GAATCTGTGGTGGAGGTGAAGAGGACCAGAGGCGACGTTCCTGATATctttccagaaccagaaccagagccgacCAGCCAAGCGTCAGACTTCGAAAACTCGTACAACTACGTCT tATCTAGGCTAGCCGGCATAGACCAGGCCATCCACAAGCTGAACGTTGGTCATTACACTCTGGATGTTAAAGTCAGCCAGCTGATCGACCGACTCTCCAAGCTGGATG CTAAAGTTGGAGATTTGGAGGACAACATCCAGGAGGTCTACCGACACAGCAAGGACAATCGCAAGGAGATTGGGAGACTGGAAG GCTGCCACAAAGGACAAAGACTGGGCTACAAATGTTACCTGGTGTACAACAACTTAGCCGACTACGCGGGAGCATCCAGGAAGTGCCTGGAACGTGGCGGACGCTTGGCGATGCCGCGCGACCGCAAGGAGCAGGAGGCCCTGGCGGCGTACATCAAGGGCTTCTTCAGCCCGGGGAACTGGCCCGTCTGGCTGGGCGTCAACGACCTGCGCTCCGAGGGGCTCTACCTCTTCGACGACGGCACACGGGTCTCGTACTTCCAGTGGCGTAAGCACTTCCTGTCCAGTCAGCCGGACGGAGGAAAACGAGAAAACTGTGTGGCCATGTCGTCGGACGACGGGGACTGGTGGGACCACTACTGCGACCGGATCATGAACTATGTCTGCGAGTTTGACGACAGGgtggcactttga
- the c15h1orf198 gene encoding uncharacterized protein C1orf198 homolog, protein MAAATMAGLDAHRMEKKTFEYFSSINSMAKKIMQEREKIKSDYGSSWEKMTPEEQDNAIDNSLMDPHIRARYAMHKVDREEVVCYPRLLLQTGQKTVHFGEEDMTWQDEHSAPFSWETKSQMEFSLTSGSADQVTSASQADSKSAKAPHSNQLGKSTAGAKVSVSEGRRPEEESSFWKISAERSRLEGEKADFQSLTPSQIKSLEKGEKPLPSYLRQESSVISKEPEAAESHPPAPAKSIKPRAPKPPAPQLPAPAAVSATPASISIAPTPAPPIAASSSVGGWERSQSTLPSVSNTLDEMFSSNLISKPSKPGGAAEKDKAEEVSPPLDVSPTFSQFNTSNSILKTGFDFLDNW, encoded by the exons ATGGCCGCCGCTACCATGGCGGGGCTCGACGCCCATAGGATGGAGAAGAAGACGTTCGAGTACTTTTCCTCCATCAACTCTATGGCCAAGAAGATCATGCAGGAGCGGGAGAAAATCAAATCCGACTACGGCTCGTCCTGGGAGAAAATGACCCCGGAGGAGCAAGACAACGCCATTGATAACAGCTTGATGGACCCTCACATCAGAGCCAGATATGCTATGCATAAAGTGGACCGAGAGGAGGTGGTCTGTTACCCCAGACTGCTCCTCCAGACGGGTCAGAAGACAGTCCACTTCGGTGAAGAG GACATGACATGGCAGGATGAGCACTCTGCCCCGTTCTCGTGGGAGACAAAG AGTCAGATGGAGTTCAGTTTGACGTCAGGTTCTGCAGATCAGGTGACCTCTGCTTCACAAGCCGACTCCAAAAGTGCAAAAGCTCCTCATTCCAATCAGCTTGGGAAGAGTACAGCGGGAGCCAAG GTTTCTGTAAGTGAGGGCCGAAGGCCGGAGGAGGAGTCGTCCTTCTGGAAGATCAGCGCTGAGAGGTCACGGCTGGAAGGAGAGAAGGCCGATTTCCAGTCCCTGACCCCGAGTCAGATCAAATCTCTGGAGAAAGGAGAGAAGCCCCTCCCCTCCTACCTCAGACAG GAGAGTTCTGTCATCTCCAAGGAGCCTGAAGCTGCAGAGTCTCACCCTCCGGCTCCTGCCAAGTCCATAAAGCCCAGAGCCCCCAAGCCTCCAGCCCCGCAGCTCCCAGCCCCCGCGGCTGTCAGTGCAACGCCTGCGTCCATCTCCATCGCACCCACACCGGCGCCGCCCATCGCCGCCTCATCTTCGGTCGGAGGCTGGGAGAGATCTCAGAGCACCCTGCCGTCTGTCAGCAACACCCtggatgaaatgttttcatccaaTCTGATATCGAAGCCTTCAAAGCCCGGCGGCGCCGCAGAGAAGGACAAAGCGGAGGAAGTTTCACCCCCCTTGGACGTGAGCCCCACCTTTTCCCAG TTCAACACCAGTAACAGCATCCTGAAGACCGGATTCGACTTCTTGGACAACTGGTAA